In Deinococcus aquaticus, the sequence CCGCCAGCGTGTGTGCGCACACGGCGACCGGCCCGCGTTCCTGCGCGGCCTGTACCTGCGCGTCTGCCCAGGTGAACTGCGGGTGGTTCGCGACCAGTGCGGCGACCAGGGCGCTGGTGTCGAACAGGGTCACCACGAACCGAGGACCTCGGTCAGCCGCTCGTCTCGCAGGTCCTGCACGGGATCGCCGGTGATGGCGCCCTCTGCGCTGAGGATCAGGCGGCCGTGATGACGGGTGACCTGTGCGTTCCGCGCGGCGGGGCGCAGATGGATGGTGCCCCCTTCGAGTTCGACTTCGAGTTGCGCGCCGGGCTGCAGGGCCAGCGCGTCACGCAGGGCCTTGGGAATGAGGATGCGGCCGAAGCGGTCGATCTCCAGGTGCGCCGTCATACTTGGCAGTTTAGGCATATTCTTGCCAATTCACTGCGGCGCCGGTCACGTGCTCCTGCCCTGGCTTCCCCTCTCACGCCACGTCTACCTGAAAGACTACGGGGTAACTTCCAGGGTCTCCGGGCAACCGTGATGCACGTAGCCTGATTCCTGAGGTTGGACAATACGAAGTAGAAACTCGGTTCAACTGGGTGAGCAGTTGTCCTTCAATCTGTCCAGCTTTCGGGTCAGGCCACGTTGAGGCGTCTCGGGTGGAGCGGTCAGTGATCGGTATGCCCGTCTTCGTGCCCGTTGTCAGGTGCAACCTCGACGGGTTGCTCGGGAGTAGCTACGGGCGTGACTGGTGACGGGGCATCAACGACGGGGGCTGGACTGGCCGTGACCGCCGGGGACCCGGTGGTCTGCTCCTGAGCGCCGTGGGCGTGGCCGGTGGGTGTGTCCAGCCGGGCGGAGAAGGCACTGAGACCGCCGAACAGCAGCGCCGCGACCCCGACGGTGCCAGCGGCGAGATGGAGGAACTTGTGGCCGAGTGTCAGTTGTTCACGGAGCGCGAACGCGGTCACGGCGAGGGCCAGTCCCACGGGAATCAGGACGGTGGAGTAGGGGGGGTTGTCCAGGTAGTGCTGGACGCCGCCCGTCATCATGCCGATGCCTATGGAGAGCACGAAGGACACCAGGAGGAACCGGGCGAGACCTGTCCCGCGCGCGTTGTTATGGATGACGTATTCCTGCAGGTAATTGCCGGCCGTGAAGCACACGACGCCCACGGCCGCGAGGGTCACGTAGAAGGTGGTGTTCTCTCCCAGGCCGAGGTGCACGATGCCGCCGGCGATGAAGCTGGTGGAAGCCAGCATGAGCGCGTAGGCCGCGAAGGGGAGCAGCATATGCTGGCGCACGGAATGCAGGGGGGCCGTGGAAGTGGCCGGTTGTACGGCAGGCGTGGGTGAAGTCACGTCACAGACCGTAAAGCGCCATTATTAAGCTTGTGTAAAGTTGGTGGAGTGTCCGGGCAGGGAATTGGCGCCGGTGAACAACCTGACGCCCGGCTCCTCCCACGAATCTCATCAATTCACCGGCCGAGACGGTCAATCTCATGGCCACCATGCGCCCAGGGAGATGTGCTGTTGCCGCTGTGGCGCACTCCCTTCAGGCCATTCGGTGTCCAGGCGTGGCCTGCTTCGCCGCGCCCCGGTTCAGGCTCAGGGCGTTGACGGTCACGATCAGGGTACTGGCGCTCATCAGGAGGGCCGCCCACTCCGGGCGCAGCAGGATCCCGTAGGCCGGGTACAGCACGCCCGCCGCGAGCGGAATGGCCAGCAGGTTGTAGATGGCCGCCCAGAACAGGTTCTGCCGGATCTTGGTCTGCACGCGCCGGGCCAGGGCGATACCGGCGGGCACACCCAGGGGATCGCTGCGCACCAGCACCACGTCCGCCGTCTCGACGGCCACGTCCGTGCCGGCGCCGATGGCGAAGCCGACCTCCGCCTGCGCGAGGGCGGGCGCGTCGTTCACGCCGTCGCCGACCATGGCGACCTGACGGCCCTGCTCCTGAAGCTCCCTCACCCTGTCGGCCTTCTGCTCAGGCAGCACGTCGGCGATCACGGTGTCGATGCCCAGCTGGCGGGCCACGGCGCCCGCCGTGCGGGCATTGTCGCCGGTCAGCATCACGGTCTGCACGCCCAGCCCGTGAAGCTGCTCCACTGCTCGCCGGGCGGACTCCCGGATGCGGTCGGCCACCGCCAGCACGCCCAGCAGGCGACCGTCAGCGGCCACGTACATCGCGGTCTTGCCGTCTGTCGCCAGCTGCTCGGCCTGAACCGTCAGAGTCCCCACGGCCACCCCCTCCCGTTCCATCAGGCGGCGGTTGCCGATCAGGACGCGCACGCCGTCCACCGTGGCCTGCACGCCAAGACCGGAAACAGAGTCGAAATCCTGCGGATCCGTGATCTCGACACCCCGTTCCTGTGCTCCCTTCACGATCGCCTCGGCCAGCGGGTGCTGGGAGGGCCGGTCGGCTGAGGCGGCCATGTGCAGCAGTTCAGTCTCACTGACGCCCGGAGCCGGGAGGACGTCGGTCAGGGTGGGCCGGCCCTCGGTGAGCGTGCCGGTCTTATCGAAGATCACGGTGTTCACGCGGGCGGTGGCTTCCAGGGCCGCGGCGTTCTTGAAGAGCACGCCGTCCCGCGCGCCGCGCCCGACTCCCACGGTGATGGCGGTCGGTGTGGCCAGCGCCAGCGCGTCCGGGCAGGCGATCACGATGGCCGACACGGCGGCCGTGAGGGCAAAGACCATGTCCTGACCCAGCAGCCGCCACACCAGGAAGGCCAGCAGACCGCTGCCCAGCGCGACGAACACCAGGTACTTCCCGGCCGTGTCGGCGAGGCGCTGCGCGGGTGCCTTGCTCGCCTGCGCGTTCTGCACCAGTTGCACGATGCGGGCCAGGGCCGTGTCGGCGCCGACCGCCGTGGCCCGGAACTGGAACGCGCCCGTCTGGTTGACGGTCCCGCCTGTGACCCTCGCGCCGGTGGTCTTCTGCACGGGCAACGGTTCACCGGAGATCATGCTCTCATCCACGTAGGACGAGCCGGAGACCACCTCGCCGTCCACCGGCAGCCGGTCGCCGGGGCGGATGGCGAGCACGTCCCCGGCCACCACCTGCTCCACGGGCACCTCACTCTCCTGCCCGTCCCTGACAAGCCTCGCCGTCGCCGGGGCTAGCCTGAGCAGCGCCTCCACCGCACGCCCGGTGGCAAAGCGTGAGCGCATCTCTAGCCAGTGTCCGAGCAGCGAGAAGCTGGTCAGCATGGCCGCCGCCTCGAAAAACACGTCCATGCTGCCCAGCGCCAGGGTCGCCCAGGCGGAATACCCGTACGACACCAGGATGCCCAGCGCGATCAGGGTCATCATGTTCGCGTCCCGCTGCCGCAGGGCCCGCCACGCCGCAGAGATGAACGGCCAGCCGCCCCACCACACCACGGGCGTGGCCAGGATCAGCCCGAACACGTTCATGCCCAGCCCGAAGGGAGGCGCGGCCCGGAAGCCGATGGCTTCACCGATCGGGGAGTACAGGACGATGGGAAGGGTCAACACGAGGCTGACCACGAAGCGCCGCAGCATGTCCCGCACCATGGCCTCACCGTGACCCGTGTGTTCAGTGTGCCCGGCGTGACCGTCATGGCCCCCGTGGGTCGCGGCGGCACCGTGATCAGGGGAGGCCGGGGCGCCGTCCCCGTGGTGTTCAGGATGCTCCCGGTGTTCAGGGCCCTCCCCGTGTGCATGACCGGCCTGCGGATGACCCGGCTGAGCGGCCGACGGCTGGCAGTCGCGGCACGTGCAGGCATACCCGGCCCGGGCGATCTGCTCCCGCAGAACACTGTCATCCGTGCGCTGGTGGTCGTAACTGACGTGCGCGACGCTGCGGGTGCGGTCGAGGTGCACGCCCGTCACGCCCGGCAGTCCCGTCAGGGCGCGCTCGGCCGTGTCCAGGTCACTGCCGTTCGGGCAGGTGGTCAACGTGACTTCCAGCACTGAGCTGGCCACGTGATGGTGCGGGTGGGTTCCGTGGTGAGTCATGCTCGCTCCTTCGTGAACGGAATTGAGGACGGACCTTCTGCATCGCCCGGAGAATGTGAAGCGGCTGGCGGCCTTTCTGGTCAGCGGCCTGAGTGCCCTTGGCTTCGCGGTGCTGGAGTGGCTGTGCTGCCCGGTCTCCTGGCCATCGGCACGCCCTATTTCCTGGATGTGATGGGCAGGGGGGTCATTGCTGACGTGACCCCCGGGACCGCGGCACCATCCTGCCCCTGAAGAGCAGGTGGCTCACGCTGCTCCTGTGCTCATGGCCTGAAGTCACGGCGGCCCCACGGGAAGGGTCAGGGTCACGGCAGTGCCCTGGCCCGGGACGGAGTGCACGCTGAGCGTGCCGCGCATCGCCTCCGCCAGGCCGCGCGCGATGGTCAGACCTACCCCGCTGCCCCCGTCAGTGCGGGAGCGGGCGGGATCGGCGCGGTAGAAGCGGTCGAAGATCCTCGGCAGGTGCTCCGGGGAAATGCCTGCGCCGGTGTCCGTGACGGTCAGAATCACGTGAGTTCCGTTGATCCCGGCAGTCACCTGCGCTCGCCCTCCGGCAGGGGTATGCCGCAAGGCGTTCCCGACCAGGTTGGTCAGGATCTGCACGGCACGTTCCTCGTCGGCCCACACGGTCAGGGGGGGATCGGCGGACAGGGAAAGGTGCACGCCCTTGTCCTCGAAGGCCAGCGCAAACCGGTCATGGATCGACTGCAGGAGCGCCGTGACCGGCACTGCGCGCAGCCGCAGGTCCAGCTGACCGGCCTCCACACGGGACACCAGGCTGAGGTCACGTACCAACCGTTCCATCGCGCCCACCTCGCGGCTGATGGCCTGTGAGGCGTGCGCCGACGTCATGATCCCGTCCGTCATGGCGTCCGCGTACCCGCGCAGCGCCGCCAGTGGCGCCCGCAGTTCGTGCGCGACATTCCCGATCAGCTCCACCCGGCCCTGCTCCACCCTTTCCAGGGCGCCGGCCAGGACGTTGAAGTTGTGTGCGAGGTCGGCGAGTTCATCCCGCCCCGTTTCTTCCAGGCGTTGATGGTACTCGCCGCTGGCGAGAGCCATGCTCTGCAACCGCAGCACCTGCACGCTGCGGATCACCCGCCGCGACGAGACGTACGCGGTCACCATCGCCACGAGTGCGGCCAGCGGTAGCGCGGCCCACAGCGCCCGCGTGAGGGTCAGGCGCATGCCCCGTTCCAGGTCACCTCGCAGGGTGGCGCCGGCCGGACCCATGGTCTGCACCATCTCCTCGACGTGCGCGCGGTAAAAGCGCGGGGCGACCAGTTCCGCCGAGATGAAGATCCCGGCGACCACCAGCACGATCACCAGGACGTGCGACAGCAGCAGACGGGGAAAGAGGCGCATGCCTCTAGTCTTCCCTGAACCGGTACCCGACGCCGCGGATCGTCTCGATGAACCGCGGCGCGTCCGAGGTGTCCCCCAGTTTGCGGCGCAGGGCAGTGATGTGCACGTCGACGACCCGCTCGGTGCCGGAACCATCTGACGCCCAGACACGTTCGAGGAGCCGTTCACGCGTCCACGCCAGGCCAGGATGATGGGCGAGCGCGGTGAGAAGATCGAATTCCAGGCGGGAGAGCTCCAGCGGCGCGCCGTCCAGGGTCACGGCGTGGGACCGCAGATCGATGCGCAGGCCCCCATGGTTCACCTGTGCCTGAACACCTGAGCGCCGGAGCAGGGCCCGCACGCGCGCCACCACCTCGCGTGGACTGAAGGGCTTGACGACATAGTCGTCCACGCCGGTGTCCAGCCCGCGTAACCTGTCCTCTTCCTCACCGCGAGCGGTGAGCATCAGAAGGGGCAGCGTCAGTCCCTCTGCACGGGCTTCAAGGGCCAGGTCAACACCGCAGACTCCTGGGAGCATCCAGTCCAGGACCGCGAGGTCAGCCCGGGGTAACAGCGCGCGGGCTGCGTGGCCATCCGCCGCCTCGAGGACCGTGTATCCCTCAGCCTGCAGGTAGGCCCGCAGGATCTCCAGGATGGCGGGGTCATCGTCGACGATCAGGATGGTAGGCACGCGCCGGAATCCGCTCTTACTTCCGCAGGTACTGCTGGAAGTCGACCATCTCCTGTGCCTGCGAGGTGACGATGCCCTGCGCGAGCTTCAGGATGGCCGGGTCCTGCGAGCGCATCAGGGCCATGTTGGCCATCATGACCGCGCTCCCGTGGTGCTGGAGCATCTCCTGCACGAACGCCTGATCCTTGTTCTGGGGGCGCGCGCCGCTGGTCATACCACCCATCATGCCTGTCATCTGCCGGGCCATCTGGGTGTTCGGGCCACCGTACGCCCGCAGCAGGGCCGTCATCCGGGTGATCTCCGGTGTCTGCGCGGCGATGATCGCGGTCGCCCAGGCCTTGATCTGCGGATCGGTCGTCGTCTTGAGGACGGCCTGACTCATCTGGACGGCCGCCTGATGGTGGGGGATCATCATGCTCAGGAATGCCCGGTCGAAGGAGCGTCCGGTCAGGCGGTCGATGCCGGTCAGGGAACGCATCATGCCGCCCATGCTGCCGGCCATGTTCTGGTTGCCGCCCGTCATGGCCATGCTGCCGGTCATGCCACCAGTCATGGTGGTGCCCGCGTGGTTCATCTGTGCGGCGGCGAGGGAGGTCAGGGTCAGGGCGGTCAGTACGGTCACGAGCGGTTTATTCATGGGAGCACCTCTGCAACTCATGGTGGTCGCCCCCTGTTAAGTTCGTGTAAAGCGCGGCCTGGACACAATTCAGCGCAGGTCGCTGAATTGATCCTGGTCAGTTCGGTTCGTCTGTACTGCCGGGCTGGCCAGAAGTTCGCTCAACGGGTCAGCCCATGCGGTCGAGGATGCGCTTGACCTGGGTGGGGGACCAGAGGGAGCCGTGGCGGGTGCGGAAGCCGGTGTGGTTGAGGCGAGTGGCGATCGCCTGCAGGGTGTCGCCGCGCTCGCGGAGGACGGCGGCGAAGGCGGCGGCCTGCTGGGTAGCGACACGGGCCGCTTCCCGTTGAACCTGGGGGCCGAGGGCGCGGGCTTCAGGCGTGAGGTTCTCGGGGCGTCCGAGGGTGAGCCCGCGGGCCTTACGGGCAGCGAGGGCGGCGCGGGTGCGTTCGCTGATCAGCTGGGCTTCCTGCTCGGCGAGGGCGGCCATGACGTGCAGGGTCATGCGGTTGGCGTCGGGGATGTCGGCGGCGATGAAGTCGACGCCCGCTTCCATGAGGGCGCTGGTGAAGGCGACATTGCGGGCTAAGCGGTCGAGCTTGGCGATCAGGAGGATGGCGTTGCTGCGGCGGGCGTGATCGAGGGCCGCTTCGAGCTGGGCGCGGTTCTTCTTGCGGCCGGATTCGATCTCGGTGAAGTGGGCGGTGATGGTGAGGTGCCGGGCGTGGGCGAGGGCGGTGATGATGGCGCGCTGGGATTCGAGGCCGAGGCCGGACTGACCTTGTTTGGCGGTGGAGACTCGGTAGTAGGCGATGGCGTCGGGCACAGGGGGTCATTTTACAACTTGTGGAGGGACCCTCCCAAGCTGTAAAAACTGTATTCCCCTGTAAATGACTGATGCGGGCACGCTCACATCTGCCCTTCCTACGAGCACGTGCGCTCTACCATCAGTCGCTGAGCAGGGAAGCAGTAGTAGCGAAGGTGGGTGAAAAGCAGTGGCGCATCCTGGGGCCACTGCCGGGAGGAGCCGAGTTGCCACAGCGTCCGGAACAGGACTGGCTGCTGGAGGGTCAGCAGGTCACGTTCAGTGACCTGGACTCCTCTGGGCTAACGGGCTCGTGACGTTCCGCTGGTCTCCCGTTCAGATCTCATCCAGGGTGCTGTGAGCGGCGGAGCTGTGCAGGCGGTCACGTCCGGCGGCCTTGGCGCCGTACAGGAAGCGGTCCGCCCGGTCGAGCAGTACGCTGGCTGATCCCGCCTGACTCAGGACTGATACGCCGGCGCTCAGGGTGATGGGCTGAACGTCAAGTAGCCGCAATTCCCGCACGCAGGCCAGCATGTCCAGAACGCGCACGCTGGCCTGCGTGAGCGTCTGGTCGGGGAGCAAGAGCAGGAACTCCTCACCGCCCCAGCGGATCACGGCCCCGCCGGGCGGCAGGCCCGAGTTCAGGGTGGTCGCCAGGGCGATCAGGACCCGGTCACCGGTCTGGTGGCCCAGCGTGTCGTTGACGCATTTGAAGTGGTCGATGTCCAGCAAAGCTACACACAGCAGGTGTGGGGTTCGGGCGTACCGGAATACGGCGGCGTCCAGTGCGGCCTGCCCGGCGCGGCGGTTCAGGATCCCGGTCAGCGTGTCCGTGTCGGCCAGGGTCTGCAGGGCCTCGCTGCGGATGCGTTCAAGGTTGACGGCCAGTCCGTGCTGCGTGAGGTACCAGATGACCGGCAGGGTCAGCCCGGTCATCAGGACGCCCGGCACGTCCGGCCGCTGGCTGAAAGCGGCGGCGACCAGGAGGAACGCGTACCCGGCGGAGACCATCAGGGTGGCGGAGCGCAGAGTCAACCACGTGAATGAGAACAGCGCGACCAGAATCAGGTGAATCAGCAGGTCCGACGCGATGGGCCGCTGCATGACGATCACGTTCTGCACGTTCGCTGCGAACCAGAGCAGCAGCACGCCAACACTGACGCGCTGCAACGTGTGCAGAGTCACGCGGGGCCAGAGGGTGAGCAGAAGCAGGCCTGCGGAAGTGAGCAGAGCAGGCGGGGCGCGCCCCGCCTGCTGGAGGGGGTCGCTCTGCGTGAACAGGTGCAGCAGGATCAGGGCGTTCACGGCGGTCGCCAGGGCCGCGAGGAATTGCAGCGACTGCCGCTGGCGGCGGTCGTCGAAACGGGGCGGCTGCGGCGCGGGAAGATCGGCCAGGTCGGATTGGGAAACGACGAATCACCTCCACTGTTTTTACTTGCGAAAGCACCCGCTGACCCGGGGGATTGATCCGGGGGCTACGACAGCCTCCAACCATGACCGCACCCTGGGTCTTCTCGCGCTGCGCAGGTGCCGCCGCGTCAGTCCTTCCCTTCCCTCAGGACCGCGAGACGGACTCCCTCAGCTCACCCACTGCCGCTGTGCTTCCGGCCTGGCCTGCCCTCAGGTGAGAAGTGGAGCATCGGCTCAGACGAGTGAGAAGCTATCCTTCCATCCGTCCAGTGCCGTTCATGTGACGGGCTGCTGAAGATACGTGCATGGAAGTTCCCGCACGGCCAGGTCGAACGCGGCGCTCAGGGTCCGCTGCTGCGGGACCGTGACCAGCACTTCACCCACCAGGTACCAGGCGAACCCCCGCGGCTCGACCGGGCGGCCCTCCAGACCGTTCTGCTGAATGACGCGCGTCAGGGCCAGCTGGCCCGGGCTGAGGCCATTGATCCACGCGGGAGCTGCGTTGGTCGTCACCGGGTCTGGATGAACTGGCGTGTTGCCGCCGGCAGAGGCGATGGCCGGTCCCGGCGGAGGGTCTGGCCTGCGCAGCGACGCGTACAGAACCGTGAAGGGGGGCACTGGACGCACACTCCGGCGCGCCGGGGAGGCCCGCCGGGGCGGGAACAGCGGCTGACACCACGCACGTTCGTCTGGGCCGTCACGGCCGCCCTCGTTCACCCAGCGGTCCAGAGCGCCGGCCCAGGGCAGCGTGACCACGGCAGACGGAACGACCGGCCGGGTCTGCCGGCTGAGCTCAGGACCCGCGGCGCTCACATGCCAACCGGACAGGCCCTGAGTTCCGCGCGCGGCAACCAACTGTCCCCTGCGGTGGTGGGTAGAGGCAGGTGCCGCCTGATGACACGGCCAGTCCAGCTTCCGATGTGATCCTGTGTGGTCATGAGGGTTCTCCTGTGTCAGGTGGTGCTGATCCGGGTGTCACGAGGCAGACGTGCAGGGCTCTCACCTGCAACCGGCGCATCTGCGCCTGTGACATCCACCTTCCGGCTCCCATGCGGGGATGGACGTCACAGGCGGCAGCCTGTCTCAGGAATGATGGTCAGCCACCCATCACGGGTCTAACCGCACCAGTCACATGTTCACGCTAGGTCCAGCAGGGGCCGGTAGGCTCATGCTGAATCCCGGGGTTGTCGTGCGGCGCACTTGACCTGGTCGTCCATGCAGCCCGCAGAGACTCCAGCCCCTGCGACTGGGACAGGCGGCAAGGCGGACCAGCCTGCCCAGACCCATCCGGCTCTCACGGCGACTTTCATGAAGAGAAGGCCGCG encodes:
- a CDS encoding AbrB/MazE/SpoVT family DNA-binding domain-containing protein — encoded protein: MTAHLEIDRFGRILIPKALRDALALQPGAQLEVELEGGTIHLRPAARNAQVTRHHGRLILSAEGAITGDPVQDLRDERLTEVLGSW
- a CDS encoding heavy metal translocating P-type ATPase gives rise to the protein MTHHGTHPHHHVASSVLEVTLTTCPNGSDLDTAERALTGLPGVTGVHLDRTRSVAHVSYDHQRTDDSVLREQIARAGYACTCRDCQPSAAQPGHPQAGHAHGEGPEHREHPEHHGDGAPASPDHGAAATHGGHDGHAGHTEHTGHGEAMVRDMLRRFVVSLVLTLPIVLYSPIGEAIGFRAAPPFGLGMNVFGLILATPVVWWGGWPFISAAWRALRQRDANMMTLIALGILVSYGYSAWATLALGSMDVFFEAAAMLTSFSLLGHWLEMRSRFATGRAVEALLRLAPATARLVRDGQESEVPVEQVVAGDVLAIRPGDRLPVDGEVVSGSSYVDESMISGEPLPVQKTTGARVTGGTVNQTGAFQFRATAVGADTALARIVQLVQNAQASKAPAQRLADTAGKYLVFVALGSGLLAFLVWRLLGQDMVFALTAAVSAIVIACPDALALATPTAITVGVGRGARDGVLFKNAAALEATARVNTVIFDKTGTLTEGRPTLTDVLPAPGVSETELLHMAASADRPSQHPLAEAIVKGAQERGVEITDPQDFDSVSGLGVQATVDGVRVLIGNRRLMEREGVAVGTLTVQAEQLATDGKTAMYVAADGRLLGVLAVADRIRESARRAVEQLHGLGVQTVMLTGDNARTAGAVARQLGIDTVIADVLPEQKADRVRELQEQGRQVAMVGDGVNDAPALAQAEVGFAIGAGTDVAVETADVVLVRSDPLGVPAGIALARRVQTKIRQNLFWAAIYNLLAIPLAAGVLYPAYGILLRPEWAALLMSASTLIVTVNALSLNRGAAKQATPGHRMA
- a CDS encoding sensor histidine kinase produces the protein MRLFPRLLLSHVLVIVLVVAGIFISAELVAPRFYRAHVEEMVQTMGPAGATLRGDLERGMRLTLTRALWAALPLAALVAMVTAYVSSRRVIRSVQVLRLQSMALASGEYHQRLEETGRDELADLAHNFNVLAGALERVEQGRVELIGNVAHELRAPLAALRGYADAMTDGIMTSAHASQAISREVGAMERLVRDLSLVSRVEAGQLDLRLRAVPVTALLQSIHDRFALAFEDKGVHLSLSADPPLTVWADEERAVQILTNLVGNALRHTPAGGRAQVTAGINGTHVILTVTDTGAGISPEHLPRIFDRFYRADPARSRTDGGSGVGLTIARGLAEAMRGTLSVHSVPGQGTAVTLTLPVGPP
- a CDS encoding winged helix-turn-helix domain-containing protein, with product MPTILIVDDDPAILEILRAYLQAEGYTVLEAADGHAARALLPRADLAVLDWMLPGVCGVDLALEARAEGLTLPLLMLTARGEEEDRLRGLDTGVDDYVVKPFSPREVVARVRALLRRSGVQAQVNHGGLRIDLRSHAVTLDGAPLELSRLEFDLLTALAHHPGLAWTRERLLERVWASDGSGTERVVDVHITALRRKLGDTSDAPRFIETIRGVGYRFRED
- a CDS encoding DUF305 domain-containing protein, with the protein product MNKPLVTVLTALTLTSLAAAQMNHAGTTMTGGMTGSMAMTGGNQNMAGSMGGMMRSLTGIDRLTGRSFDRAFLSMMIPHHQAAVQMSQAVLKTTTDPQIKAWATAIIAAQTPEITRMTALLRAYGGPNTQMARQMTGMMGGMTSGARPQNKDQAFVQEMLQHHGSAVMMANMALMRSQDPAILKLAQGIVTSQAQEMVDFQQYLRK
- a CDS encoding recombinase family protein, with protein sequence MPDAIAYYRVSTAKQGQSGLGLESQRAIITALAHARHLTITAHFTEIESGRKKNRAQLEAALDHARRSNAILLIAKLDRLARNVAFTSALMEAGVDFIAADIPDANRMTLHVMAALAEQEAQLISERTRAALAARKARGLTLGRPENLTPEARALGPQVQREAARVATQQAAAFAAVLRERGDTLQAIATRLNHTGFRTRHGSLWSPTQVKRILDRMG
- a CDS encoding sensor domain-containing diguanylate cyclase, with the translated sequence MNALILLHLFTQSDPLQQAGRAPPALLTSAGLLLLTLWPRVTLHTLQRVSVGVLLLWFAANVQNVIVMQRPIASDLLIHLILVALFSFTWLTLRSATLMVSAGYAFLLVAAAFSQRPDVPGVLMTGLTLPVIWYLTQHGLAVNLERIRSEALQTLADTDTLTGILNRRAGQAALDAAVFRYARTPHLLCVALLDIDHFKCVNDTLGHQTGDRVLIALATTLNSGLPPGGAVIRWGGEEFLLLLPDQTLTQASVRVLDMLACVRELRLLDVQPITLSAGVSVLSQAGSASVLLDRADRFLYGAKAAGRDRLHSSAAHSTLDEI